The proteins below come from a single Candidatus Binatia bacterium genomic window:
- a CDS encoding GDSL-type esterase/lipase family protein, which produces MTRWRRRRWAAGAAAAIGVVAILVGGAEAALRLLAPQGQMDMFAPDARLGFRLTPNFRGEISIGSERLPIEVNSLGLRNREIGPRRSGALRLLVLGDSFVFGYGVSADATLAAVLERMLVPPEGCTAVEVVNGGVPRYGTVQEIGLFEATADDVRPDLVLLGVFVGNDAIDNLAVDRSVGAGEAPLGAWIEWVRVRSRLYAWARRQRHAAADRRGELQRQVVGVHGVDPPAELTRGLGITETAIARLAKLAGGRGIPFGVVLIPSAAQVHPERWAALLREYGDAATTYDVREPNRRLAAFAAAHGVPLLDLTPALTAARNEPLYSVLHWTARGHAVAAAAVAEFLSDSDLLAQAGQVARKWEPQDAVAPVCRTEAAI; this is translated from the coding sequence ATGACGCGGTGGCGGCGAAGACGATGGGCGGCGGGGGCTGCCGCTGCCATCGGGGTTGTGGCGATACTGGTGGGCGGCGCCGAAGCGGCCTTGCGCCTGCTGGCGCCGCAGGGGCAGATGGATATGTTTGCGCCTGACGCGCGGCTCGGATTTCGTTTGACGCCGAACTTCCGGGGCGAGATCTCGATCGGTTCGGAGCGCTTGCCCATAGAGGTCAACTCCTTGGGCCTGCGGAACCGGGAGATCGGTCCGCGCCGGTCGGGCGCATTGCGGTTGTTGGTCCTCGGGGACTCGTTCGTATTCGGCTACGGGGTGTCCGCCGATGCGACGCTCGCGGCCGTGCTCGAGCGGATGTTGGTGCCGCCGGAAGGCTGCACCGCAGTCGAGGTCGTGAATGGCGGCGTGCCCCGTTACGGAACCGTGCAGGAGATCGGGTTGTTCGAGGCCACTGCGGACGACGTGCGGCCGGACCTGGTGCTGCTGGGGGTCTTCGTCGGTAACGATGCGATAGATAATCTCGCCGTGGATCGGAGCGTTGGGGCCGGCGAGGCGCCGCTGGGGGCGTGGATCGAGTGGGTCCGCGTGCGGAGTCGACTGTACGCCTGGGCCCGGCGACAGCGGCATGCGGCGGCCGACCGGCGCGGAGAGCTGCAGCGGCAGGTGGTGGGTGTGCACGGAGTCGATCCTCCGGCCGAACTCACGCGGGGTCTGGGGATCACCGAGACAGCCATCGCGCGACTTGCGAAGCTTGCCGGCGGGCGGGGGATTCCTTTCGGTGTGGTTCTCATACCGTCGGCGGCGCAGGTACATCCGGAACGGTGGGCGGCGCTACTCCGCGAGTACGGCGATGCGGCCACGACCTATGACGTGCGGGAGCCCAACCGGAGACTTGCGGCGTTTGCCGCGGCTCACGGTGTGCCGCTCCTCGACCTAACGCCGGCGCTGACTGCGGCGCGCAACGAGCCGCTCTACTCCGTGTTGCATTGGACGGCGCGGGGGCATGCGGTCGCGGCTGCTGCGGTGGCGGAGTTTCTGAGCGACAGCGATCTGTTGGCGCAGGCAGGGCAGGTGGCGCGGAAATGGGAACCGCAGGATGCGGTGGCGCCGGTGTGCAGGACGGAGGCGGCGATATGA